TTTTCACAATGGTATCAGGCATCGTTAACATGGCCTGATGAATCAACGAATCCGTCAATGTTTTCTGAACAAATTGTATTTCGTCAATCCACTCGTCCTCCGTAAGATGCGTGAGAAAAAAATGATCAAAAGTACTTGCATTAAAATTCCAATGTGGTACATTGCGGATATGTGGACTAAAGGGTTGCAAATGGGCCTTCAACCATTGATAGGAAAGTAATGTTGGAAATACCCCCGAAGTTTTATAGTACACTTTATCCCTATCCCTAGGGACGGGGGTATAGATCTTTTTACCTTTTTCTTTTTCAGGATCCCAACGCCAGTTATCTTGATGGCGATCCCAGTCGCCCAACGTAAAGTCTAACAATCGTGCACGTAGTGTGAGCTTCTGATCAATTTGTGTATCATTGTCTTCCAACACTTTACGCATGACTTTTGCGCTATTATCCGTTTTTTGATCCTCAAAAGGGGTACGCGCCTCAAACATATAGGCTCTATTCTTAAATACCTCACGATACTCGCCAAACCTTGGGTCATCTCCCACAAAAACCAGTTCCGGCGAGGCTGAAGGAATTCCTAAGGCTTTGTTAAATGGCGGAACGGTCAATGCTCCAAATGGATGATGTATCGAAATCTGATCCTGTACAATATCTTTTGCAAATGTTTTTCGGAGGCTTTCCGGGAGACTGCGCTCAGGGTATTTCTGAATGGACCTGAGAACCCACTCCCTACCCGAAGAATCTACCAGTCTAAGCGACTGGGTCTGCATCCCGCCGCCCAACTTGACGATCTGAAGGCCACCTCGCTCTGTAGCGAGATCCATCACACGCATCTTAACAGGAGTATTGTATAATTTACGGTAACTATCTCCAAGCCAAAATCGATGCAATAATCCCACTCGGTCATACTCAGGTGCGATCACCGTGGTAATACTGTCCATACGCTGCGCATGCGAATTAAAAACACAGCAACAGGCAATTAATGTAAAGATTCTTCTCATTTTATCTAAGTCGGGTCTTCGAGAAATCAACAGTCGATACAGGTAGAATGTTTGATGGTCTCGATATCTATTTGGGCTAAAGTTCACCTTTTAAAGCAAAGAATCAAAAACTTTCTGCTCCTTTTTTAGTATAAAACCGCTATTTTGATAAAACTTATGGCTCTCGGTTCGAATGGGCTACTTACATTGCTTCACGATCCACTCTGCGTATTCCAGCTATCTGCAAAAAGGGCGAACCCCAACCCATCGGATAATTACCGATTTTCTTATATCCATGATATTAATTTATATCTGTGAATAGATCAACTCATTACTTTAGCTAATCCTCAGGTTGATCCAACAATCGGCGGTGATAATTTATTTGGCCAAGGTGATAAGTTAGATGGGTGGTCAGATGAACGAGCAAATACTGCGTCGTTGTTTTTTCTTCAAACACGAGTATGGGATATATCTCTTGCAGATTCTCTTCTGACAAGAGATCCAAAGAGCGGGTAACCACATCAATCGTATCATCTACCTGTTCTATTAATCGTGTTCGAGGAATATCTTTTAACGAAAACTCGGCCGCTCGATCCCTAATATACCCTGTCTTTCCTATTTCGGCACCGATGTACGTTTGAAGATTTCCAATCAAATGTAGACATAGATTGCCCGCTGAATTGGCAATATTTGGTTCAATAAGCCATATATTTCCCTCTTGTTTGTACAATGAAATTTCATCCCGCAGCCTGTTTAAGTCCCGTTGGAAAAGGCTTTTTAAAGTTTCTATAAGCATAGACTAAATTTAGATATATTTCTACTCAAAAAAGCAATTTCTATATCAACACATCAGCTTTAGCGTTAAATAGCCATATTGATACGAATCAGAAATATACATCTCCGCATATTATGTAATTTTAAACAACTTAAAGAGCTATAACCATGAAGATAGTTTCAAATTTCCCAAAGAAAACCTGGGTAATTTTTAGTGTAATAACAGTCACGACCACCATTCTCTTCGCCAAATGCGATAGCCTATCCGATGGAAATGACAGATTGGGTTTTCCATTTCCTTTTTATGAATATATTGGTGGCAAGCGCTCAGTGGAACCTGAGAATCGAAGTAGTTTCAATTATATTTATTTTCTTTTCGATCTTATTATCTGTTTTGGACTTGCTTATTTTTTCACATTTCTAATCCAGAGATCTAAAAAATAGCGTACATTGAAATGGAATTAATCGACCAAATTATTTCCATCTGTTTTATATACAAGTTTTAAGCTAAACTGTCTTTATGATGAAGAAAAGCACAAAAATAACGAACCAAAGTATCGAATCAGCAGGACTTCCCAAAGACCCTAAACATGCCATTGCTGAATATTTCTGGAATGGATTTGATGCAAAAGCCACACAGATTGAACTCTCTATAGACAGTAATGAATTAGGCTACATTAATCGTATAAGCATACAGGACAATGGCGAAGGCATACCCCTAGAGACACTTTCTTCCTCATTTGGAAACTTTTTGGATTCTATAAAAAAGAATAGTCTCAAACGGAGCTCCTATACAAGAGGAAAAAAGGGAAAGGGCCGATTTTCTTTCTCACTTTTTGCAACACGCGCAATTTGGAGTACCGTTTTTCAAGAGAATAAATATTTCTCAAACTACCGAATTCAAATCGATCGCGATAGTAAAGAGCAATACGATATCAGTGAAAGCAGGCTGGTAGAATCTAAAAGTACGGGAACGCAAGTTACTCTTGAAGGCGTTTTTGGGCTTAATGCTACATTTTTTGAAAGCGACGACTTTAACAATTTCCTCGCACAAGAGTTTGGATGGTTTCTCTACTTGAATAAGGATAGGAATTACGCCATACGCGTCAATGGAAAGCTGTTGGCTTATGATCATTTAATCCAGGAGACGGACCAGCTTTTGTGGACCGGCTATAGTCCTGAGCGTGATACTTCTTATCATTTTACCATCAATTACATTCGATGGAATCAGCAAATTGGTGATCGATATTATTATTATTTTCTGAATAGCGATAAAAAGGAAATTGCCAAAGTACTTAGCAGTTTCAACAATAACGCCATTAATTTCCACCATTCTGTTTATGTGGAATCTGGCTTCTTTGACCATTTTGAGCAACAAGATATCTTCCTTTCTACAGACGACAATCTTTTTTCGGGGAAGGTCAAACAAGTAATTTATCGAAATTTACTAGCTGAGTTACGGGATTTACTCGATAGAAAACAAAAAAAATATGTACTAGAACACGCTGTCGCAGTAAAATTAACAGATCTTGAAAGAAAAGGCCTACTACCTGCATACAACAATTCGGAAAAGGACAAAAAAAGAAAGACCCTTTTGTTAGCGTTAATACAGGAATTATATATTGTAGACCCACGCATTTTCTTCGGCATAAAAACAGACCTTATCCGCACTTATCTCGGTTTTATTGACCTGTTATTGCAATCGGAAAAAACCTCGGGAATTCTCCCGATCATCGAACAGGCACTTCCCTTAACTGACAAAGAAAAGAATCGCATAAAACAGCTTATAACTCGCGCTGAGAAGAATGAAAGCGCTTCCGCCGAGCAGAAAAAATAATGCATTTTTATTTAAT
The Sphingobacterium multivorum genome window above contains:
- a CDS encoding ATP-binding protein encodes the protein MMKKSTKITNQSIESAGLPKDPKHAIAEYFWNGFDAKATQIELSIDSNELGYINRISIQDNGEGIPLETLSSSFGNFLDSIKKNSLKRSSYTRGKKGKGRFSFSLFATRAIWSTVFQENKYFSNYRIQIDRDSKEQYDISESRLVESKSTGTQVTLEGVFGLNATFFESDDFNNFLAQEFGWFLYLNKDRNYAIRVNGKLLAYDHLIQETDQLLWTGYSPERDTSYHFTINYIRWNQQIGDRYYYYFLNSDKKEIAKVLSSFNNNAINFHHSVYVESGFFDHFEQQDIFLSTDDNLFSGKVKQVIYRNLLAELRDLLDRKQKKYVLEHAVAVKLTDLERKGLLPAYNNSEKDKKRKTLLLALIQELYIVDPRIFFGIKTDLIRTYLGFIDLLLQSEKTSGILPIIEQALPLTDKEKNRIKQLITRAEKNESASAEQKK
- a CDS encoding DUF1572 family protein, with protein sequence MLIETLKSLFQRDLNRLRDEISLYKQEGNIWLIEPNIANSAGNLCLHLIGNLQTYIGAEIGKTGYIRDRAAEFSLKDIPRTRLIEQVDDTIDVVTRSLDLLSEENLQEIYPILVFEEKTTTQYLLVHLTTHLTYHLGQINYHRRLLDQPED